GATATGAGTGATGGAATAAATATAGTTTTTGAAGAAAACAGTTTTGCTTTTGGGATTGGTAATAATCACAATATATCTGGTATAAAAAATGCTACAACATTCATAATATCTTCTAGTATAAAATACAAAGAAGGGTCATTCTAAGGAGAAGCTGATGAAAAAGTACGATGTAAGAGGAAATATTTTAGGTTTTGAAGATACTATAAATGTAGAAATACATGAAATAGATGAGCTTTTTGCAACAATGCAAGATATAGATAACAAAGATATATCTTTTACTATTATAAATCCATACATGTTAAGAGAGTATTCATTTGATTTGCCAACAGATATAAAAGTTATTTTAGGCATAAATGAAAAATCTAATGTTAGTGTTTACAATATAGTAGTAATTCAAAAACCACTCGAAAACTCTACAATAAATTTTTTAGCACCAATTATTGTAAATAATGACAATAATAAAATAGGTCAAGCTCTACTTAATCCAAAAAGACATCCAGACTTCGGTATGAGTGAAACTATAAAATCTTTTAAAGAAAAATAATAGACATATTTAAAACTCATTAACACTCTATAAACAATTTAGTTATAAACTTTTATCATTAATGAAGAGGAATAACTATGAAAAAATTACTTTTATTGGGTTTAGTATCTCTAAACCTGGTTTATGCCCAAGATAGTGTAGAGTTTAAATATGCACCAACTGACACACAGAGACAACATCCTACAAGTCAAGACTATATACTCTCCTATAATAATATATTAGAAAATGTAAGAACAAGCGTCGTTAATATATCAACCAAAAGAACTCTCAACAATATGCAAGCAGAATCTAATCCGTTTATGAATGACCCCTACTTTAGAGAGTTCTTTAAAAACCAGAGACAAATACCACAAGAAAGAGTTCAAAGTGCACTTGGTTCTGGTGTTATAATCTCAAAAGATGGCTATATTATTACAAATAACCATGTTGTAGATGGCTCAGATATAATCAAAGTAAGCATTGCTGGAGATAAAAAAGAGTATGAAGCACAACTTATCGGCAAAGATGAAAAAAGTGATTTAGCAATAATAAAAATAGAAGCAAAAGATTTAAATGCTGTTACTTTTTACAACTCTGATAAAGTAAAAGTCGGTGATATTGTATTTGCTCTAGGAAATCCTTTTGGCGTTGGTGAAACAATTACTCAAGGGATAGTTTCAGCCACGGGGAGAAGCGGGGTAGGCATAGTAGAGTATGAAGATTTTATACAAACTGATGCTTCCATAAACCCTGGAAACTCTGGCGGGGCACTTATAAACTCAGCCGGACACCTTATCGGAATAAACTCAGCAATTATTTCAAAAAGTGGGGGAACGTTGGCATAGGACTCTCAATACCATCAAATATGGTAACCTCCATAGCAACCGAACTTATAAATAAAGGCAAATATAGTCGTGCTTATCTAGGTGTTGCAATTTCAGATATCAGTGCTGAAATGAGTAGCTTTTACAATGATAATTTTGGAGCATTAATAACAAGTATAGAAGATAACAGTCCTGCTTCCAAAGCTGGCTTAAAAAGAGGTGATTTAATAATTTCTGTTAATGGCAAAAAAATTGAGAGTGCAAGCGAGCTTAAAAATAATATAGGCTCACACTCACCATTAAGAGTTGTTAATGTTAAATTTTTACGAGACAAAAAAATTGATATTGTAAATGTAACACTTGACTCATTAGATAAGAAATCTGTTTCCGGAGAATTAACATATCAAGGACTTAAGGTAGTTCCGCTAAGCTCATCATATAAACAAGAACTTGGAGCTAACATAAACGGTGTGTTAGTTATTGAAATTGAAGAAAATAGTAAATCACAAACTTTGAATATAAAAAAAGGTGATATTATATTACAGATAGAAAATAGTGAAATAAGCACATTGGATGATTTTAAAAGAGCAATAGCCTCTCAAGAGAAAAAAAGATTTTTTATCTACCGTAGAGGTTCTATATTTGCAGTTGTGTTGTAGATTTATATATTGCACTTAGTGCTTTTAATTATTAAAATAGGAGAAAGAAATGCGAGTAGTTTGTCCTCATTGCAAAAGTGTTAATAATATACCACAAAAGGAGTCTTATAAAAAAGCAATTTGTGGGAATTGCAAAAAGTCACTTCTAGAGACAAAACCTCTAGAGCTAACAGATGCCAACTTTGATGAAGTTATAGTTAATAGCGATATTCCTGTTATAGTTGATTTTTGGGCACCATGGTGTGGCCCTTGTAAAATGATGGGACCAAATTTTGAAAAAAGTGCAACAAAATTTCCACTTAAAACGCTTTTTACAAAGGTAAATACTGAAACTGAACAAAATTTAGGTGCCAGATTTGGTATTAGAAGTATTCCTTCGCTTATAATATTTAAAAATGGCAAAGAGGTTCATAGAGCTTCAGGTGCTTTAGATGAGAACACTTTAAATAATTTAGTTTCACAATTTATATGATATTTAATAACTTATCATATAATATTTAATAATATGCAAAAGGACTCATTATGTCTAAAGACACTATAACACTAACGAATAATCGTGATGGAAAGAGTTATGAATTTCCAATATTAGATGCGACAATAGGTCCGTCT
The sequence above is drawn from the Candidatus Sulfurimonas baltica genome and encodes:
- a CDS encoding PDZ domain-containing protein — translated: MVTSIATELINKGKYSRAYLGVAISDISAEMSSFYNDNFGALITSIEDNSPASKAGLKRGDLIISVNGKKIESASELKNNIGSHSPLRVVNVKFLRDKKIDIVNVTLDSLDKKSVSGELTYQGLKVVPLSSSYKQELGANINGVLVIEIEENSKSQTLNIKKGDIILQIENSEISTLDDFKRAIASQEKKRFFIYRRGSIFAVVL
- the fliW gene encoding flagellar assembly protein FliW; protein product: MKKYDVRGNILGFEDTINVEIHEIDELFATMQDIDNKDISFTIINPYMLREYSFDLPTDIKVILGINEKSNVSVYNIVVIQKPLENSTINFLAPIIVNNDNNKIGQALLNPKRHPDFGMSETIKSFKEK
- the trxC gene encoding thioredoxin TrxC, translating into MRVVCPHCKSVNNIPQKESYKKAICGNCKKSLLETKPLELTDANFDEVIVNSDIPVIVDFWAPWCGPCKMMGPNFEKSATKFPLKTLFTKVNTETEQNLGARFGIRSIPSLIIFKNGKEVHRASGALDENTLNNLVSQFI
- a CDS encoding trypsin-like peptidase domain-containing protein; this encodes MKKLLLLGLVSLNLVYAQDSVEFKYAPTDTQRQHPTSQDYILSYNNILENVRTSVVNISTKRTLNNMQAESNPFMNDPYFREFFKNQRQIPQERVQSALGSGVIISKDGYIITNNHVVDGSDIIKVSIAGDKKEYEAQLIGKDEKSDLAIIKIEAKDLNAVTFYNSDKVKVGDIVFALGNPFGVGETITQGIVSATGRSGVGIVEYEDFIQTDASINPGNSGGALINSAGHLIGINSAIISKSGGTLA